The sequence aatatttaaaaggtatataaaagttttagttgattctcaaaattgtatcaaagccacataaattgggacacaaggagtaaatatattatttgataattacgtaaaaattattataaattacaataattaacaagttaaaataattttttaaaaatagataaagttctattcaactctcaaaattttatcggtgcaccataaattatgacaaaataaaaaattatcttaattaattgcaactaaatatttaaagcaaatcaattttattattttaattgagttttatatagaaaattaatatttttatttatttatttattttagtaaatttaaattttaaaattatttttattatatagaaatactaatatttaaacttaactttaaatttttaaagtagaaaattaataaatttaatttaataaaataaatttctaatgaatattttcttagaatttgtgttgggtcaatatgtatcaagttaaaaagaaataaagaaaaatatatagtaaaattttattattgtgaaagataaatatattgcactatccaataatatttaataatatcatattttgcatatgcaaatacaGCATcccatatttaattaatatactatttcggtgaattatcgatgattactattggatatgataaaattatattaatttttatagtaataacataatcaatcgctcttaattaattattatgaatcatctaggtattaagaaaataaataatatttaatgaaaataaaatagacataaaatgcaaaattaactcttaatgttttaaattaaattttcgtctttcgaacgatgatttcactatatcactccttattataagtcatttatgtattagaaaaaaaaaataacaaaatgatatgtcaacataaaatatctGATTGACTATTAAAATTATTCTAGTggcacataaattgggacgagacagaagaagatataaagcaacatatattattagaaaatgaaataaaaagcattgtaaataacaataattaacaaaaaaaaatttaaaaattggttGATctctgctgcttcaatcgtgattttaatgtatcacccgcaattaattattataagtcacttatgtattgaaaaattaataatattgaatccacgattttactatatatatatatactatgaataaaaattttcatgatattttttttttaaaaataaagattactacatatactcaaagggcgaaagaataaaaacatacgAGTGATAAATGTacagaaatcaagaagcaccaaacggattattaacatttgtaacattcaacatatttctaaatatttccaaattcttcttgaatcaacacatacacataataaaaattataataattacattttactatatcatccctaattaattattatggtcatttaagaattgtgccacataagttgaaatagaaaaatattataaatcacaatgataaaaaatttaaattatttaaaaaaatataattggctatcttcgacacaaaactctggacaaggagagtagcatatattattcaaaaattacataaaaagtatgataaattacaatagttaacaacttaaaatatctaaaaacaatttaatatcttatatatttcaaaaaaattacatgaaaaatactagaaatcacaataattaacaacttaaaagttttaaaagatataaaatatttggtcgactcttaaaattatattagtgtcattaaaatttggaatagaagaaaaatattataaatcacaataattaaaaacttaaattatttttaaaatataattgattatcaatgccacaaaaatttggacaagaaaagtaacttatattaatttgaaaattacataaaaaatattataaattacaatagctaacaacttaaattatctaaacacatattaaaataacatatgttgaactcatgctagattccggatgaatcctagaaaacatatgcaatccttttaaagttttatttaaatatatcaagattgaaaagataaataaatatcttaatattgggcccgtgctgacacggatCATGCTCCTCTAGTTAATGAGGAGACGAAGGGTAAAAGATTTGGTAactaaaagtgatttttttttttttttttttataactacgTGCTCTTCCTTCCTTTGGGACTGATTTTAGAAACAATTCAAAAGGGGGTTTCTGCATATGAGACCCGTTTgggtttgaccatgaaaatttttttttttttgggagttGGAGTTGCgtttaattatgaatataaattaaagttctttttaaaattttgtgagagaagtacgagtgaaaaaaatgaaaacaagtctttacttgtttttacttttccaaataattttCTGAAATCGGAGTTGGACAATTCATGACCAAACACAACGTATTTTCATTTTTTCCGCGAAACGGCTACTTTAGAAATTTGGTGGACCATAGTAGTAGTAACCAATGAGCATTGATGAACTACAGTAGTACGTATGTCCTTTCTGGTATACTGATACGATTTGTTGCTGcatttaaacatttaaaaatgaaatactcCATATATACAACAAAGATACTTCCTACAAAGTCTAATACTAATCAAGTgtaataaattcaaaatgaataaaaaaagataCTAATTAATTCCTATATTCCAATTTACGTATTCTTTCCTTTAGCTTGTTAGAAAAATCCCATCCTTTATATAAGTGAGTATAATTTAAAGTTATATTATCGTGTCGAATCACACAAATTATAAATACGAAAGTATATAGAAGTACAAAAAGTTAATGGTGTACTTGTTAATGAAACACAATAGGTGGAACTGAGAGGGAAAGGGAGATGGTCTTGGATATTATGTAGGCATCATGAACCAATGGGGACCTACAGGATTAATGTTTTGGATATCCTATATCTTTCATGACAGGCCCTTTAATTCAAGCTTTTTCCTATCCAAATATCAAAATGCTACCACTATCCACCAATAATTTTTGTGTGGAAACTGGAAAATGACTTATTTCactattgattcactcaattcAAGTGCATTTACAACTTCCcgctttttcttgaaaaaataagcTTCTAGTATACTAATtttctattcatttttcattaatcaagacaaagataatttttttcttcctttttattacccttaatattaattttatttttctccaaattaaaatataaacatcactTAATAGGAGTACTatggtaaaatagtcatgttattaatagtttttcttaaaattaatatGTAATGTCAAATTGAGATGGGTAAAACGGGACGGAGAGAGTATATAGTAATATTCAATAATTGATTTGGAGTTCGCTTTGCGAACGATCTAAATCtgtattttaaggataaattagCACTATTTTCGTAAGAATGAGGCATTTAAAAAATATTGGTagactcatttaaaaattctGATTCAAATCTTCCAACAGTAGAGTAATTATTGGTACAAAAATCTTTGCATTTATGACCAGCTCTCTCAGCCATGAGGGAAAACTTGCATACAGCTTGCATGCCCAATTACAGCACTCCTGGGCTAGTTTTACTCTCCATATGCTACAAGTCAACATTTCCATATGTAGTAGTAGTACTAAAGTTGTTTGCAATTCAACAGCCACCAAAAGAGTGTAAACATAAAATTGGATGTGTCCTATTTCTGTTTTCTTAATGTCCAGTTGATTCACAGATTAAATTATCTCAGTATTATGAGTTTGGAATTATAATATGGGGCTTAATTTATTTCACTTGAGAGGTGAGATAAAATCATTTTGAGGGGGATCTGATTAGATGAATATGTAGAAATAAGTTAGGGATAAAATTTATACTATGTTTGGTTGACGATGTAAATTTATACGATCAATCAAACACAATATAAATCTAACTACAAACATAATCTTAAACTATCCCACCTTATCTCGTGTACAACCGATCCTCGACGATTCTTATTTCAGTTGTATAATCTTTTTTAAGTAGATCACTAGCAAATAGCATAGTAATTTCTACAGAtgaatccctaaaaatatttaacTTCTATTCAAATGATAAATCAGCATAGAAGATcatttcttcctcttttatttttagtaacttttggtatcataatttttttaaaattgtaagtTTAGGAAGAGAATAAATTGTAATTAATAATCAGTTGTGACAGGTCTTAGACAAAGAGTAATGAAACCTAATAGGACATATTGAGAAAGAAAGATTAGGTGAGGGGCCAATATGGTTTATGACTCCATCcaaagattaatcatatttcatTATTCCAGGTTACTGCTACCAAACAAGAATAAACCGACAAGATTAACGCATAAACTTTCACAATAGttcattatttattaattaattaattcattagCCAAAAGTTATAACAGTAATATTAAAGAAATAGATAATAATTAGAGAACAGTTGAGTTGCTAATTAAGCTGATGCTAACCCTTCATTTTCAGGTACTATTGTTCAAGATTAGATGTCACAGATAGTGTTTCCAAGTCAAATTGGAATTGACAAAtggtaaggaaaaaaaaaatcctcatcAGATTCCTCTAATTGATGTCAAAAGCACAACTACAAATGGCCCAACAAAGAACATTCATTTGATCTAATCtgttttatgtcttttctctaattACTACTTAAGTTCTTAATTCTACCTTTAATCATTACCACTTCTAATTATATactgtatataaaaatttaaaaaaaaagagtgaaaaattgtTACAGTAGTGTCTAAAGTCTGAACTAATTTATGCATATTTTATCTATATCAGTTAACTTTGTCTGCAAAAATTAAAGGAGAGAGGAAAAAATTGTCTTTAACCTATTGAAACAGTAAAAAGTTTTAACTCTGATCTCTTTAACATTTTCATCTACAAATGACTAATCTTGGGTGTCATTTTAATCACTCCTATGATGACTAATCTctgttttttctccaaatttaccTCAAAGCCTCTTTATCATATATCCAAACTTTGTCACTTTCCCCCCACTGGGGTTGATTCCCCTATCATcttatcaatcaatcaatcaaaatATTACTAGAATTGGAGTAATGTATAGTTATCACCGAATTTGGGGTCAACAAATAGTTGGGCAGCTTGTGAGAAAATGGGAGTAGCGGTCAGCCAAATTCTTTTTAATATAAAGTTGACAATTAAGAATCAACTTGCCGGCTTCTTACTATTACTATAACATGACACAGAAATGTATTGACATCAAATTGGTCCACCACCCCAACCTAGAGTGGTGGCTTCACTGATTTGTTGgctaaattttagattttgttgCCTAGGTTTGGAGTTGAACATCAAGTTATTCACTTTACGCTTTAGTtatgaattaattaaaaatatgaaaatgcgAGGTCAAGAATGTTTAGACCgcaaatttcaaaatttctttcttttaagtcaaaaagtgtcacataaattgatgGGAGTACTATACTAGCAATGCATAATTGTACGTCGAGAACCAAATGTTGTATAAGCATCCTTATCCCATAGAAGGCTCACATAGAACTTCTCAGTGCCTAGATGAGATGCTATTTAATAGGGTAACAATTTCCAACAGATTAGCCTCTCTTGGCTATATtaactactaaatatatttttcaaataacaGCTTCATTTGTAACAAACAACAGAGGAGTTTATGCAGCTATACATTCAGCTACTACtgtacacacacacaaaaaagacCCCTTTTCCTACACAAAAGAGGCAGCAGAACAATCTTTAAAGTGTCCAATTGCCTCAGAGCTTTCCTCATGCCATGCTATGCTTAATTCTTTGAGGACTGAGGGTACTATTTGGGATTTCTAACTTGTTTTTTGCTGCATCAACTAAAATTCCATGTCCTATACAGAATAAACCTGATTCTTCTCAACTAGCGCGAATATGGACAATGAAGCAAGTATCAGGAATTTCTTCCCAAGTCTTTCCCACTGAAATCTCCACTACCAAAAGCTCCAGCTGAAGTCACCATGTCCATGTTACTACCCATGGATGTTATTAGGGCAGATAATCCAGGCGTTGGACCGACACTTGCCGCCATTCCCAATCCAAGAAGGTCAAGAGTAGGATGTTTAGGACCAAAGACGGAGGGAGTTCCCATCATTAATTCCTTCAGACCAGAACCCGCGTCACAAGGCAGCCCAAGACCAAGGCCTGCAGACAATGATGCACCATTGGCATCAATTGGTCTCCCACTCCATTCATGCTGCCCGTTGGAAGATGATGTGGAGGACATAACCCCAAAGCCCCTCAACAACGAAGAGCTGGTTGCTGCTGCACCCATCTGAGCTGCCTTCTGCAGTAATGCTGTTGCGGACATGGCTGGCTGTGGTGCAGGAGCATATTGCCTCCTTTCTTGCCCAGCTGGTCTAAAAATTGATGAACTGTGGTTCATTGCTAGGCCGAGAGAAATTGGTTCTGTAGATGAAGGTGATGCCATCTCAAGAGTGTGGTCAGGAGGCATGGCTCGAAACATAACAGCAAAACCAGGAGCTTGAGATGGCAAACTTCCCGAAGCTGTTGATGAAGCAAACAAGCTTCCGAAGACACTGCTGCTAGTACTTCCATTACTACAAGAGCTGCTACAGCTTCCAGTCAAGCTTGCTACCGCTGTTGTTTCCTCCAGAATCTGTTTCGTAGCAGTCCCGGCAGGATTTGTGTTCGGATTCTCCAGCAAATCTGCAGAAATTTTAGCAACtataaaaagataaaagttaGTTCATACTTACTTTTAGGAAACAGTGAAAGTTAGGCTTTTCATATAAAAGAATATTATCTGTAGCAAAAGGAGAACTCCTCAAATATACTATCCTTTCTTTACAATCTTTAACTTACTTAAGCATACTACTTATTTCTTTCTTTAGCTAATGTTGGATTGAATCTTCATGTTTAATTATTTACCTGCTatccttttcttcatttttgttcCTTTCTACTTTAGACCCTACACGATTCTGATTGATTAATAGAAAAGATTAATGATTTTGTACAACCGACTAATACAGATAAGAACAAGGATCAGTAAATGACAAATTAACTAAACTCCAAATAGAAAGATCAAAGCTCTCTTGTTTTGGTATGTAACaaactcaaatttaaaattcCAAGACATCAACTCAAAAGCTACCTGGATTCTGAACAGAGGAAATAAATGACATTACGGCACTTGACGGAGGAACTGCCGGGGTGATTAAAGGCTTTGGAGCTGCTGCAGGAGGAAGAGCTGCTTCTGGTGGTGGTGGTTGAGACTCGGTGGCAGGTGCAGGCGccggtggtggtggtggtggtggtggtggcgatGGTGAAGCAACTGCTGTTGTCTTAGGCTCCTCATTAGCATTAGGAGGTTTTTCTGGCAGTGTTTTTGCACTTTCTTGAGCTAATGCATCACAAAATGCCCTGTGGGTGATAAAGCTATCCCTCCTATACATTATTATCAAATAAGGTTTACCAACTTTAGAACataaattacaaattaaattGATCTCAAAAAGCATACTGTTGATTAAATAACAGTGAAA comes from Capsicum annuum cultivar UCD-10X-F1 chromosome 2, UCD10Xv1.1, whole genome shotgun sequence and encodes:
- the LOC107859935 gene encoding zinc finger protein ENHYDROUS; its protein translation is MPADPDNSSAMNDSTGSGEASVSSSGNQVVPQKELVKKKRNLPGMPDPDAEVIALSPKTLLATNRFVCEICSKGFQRDQNLQLHRRGHNLPWKLRQRTSKEVKKRVYVCPEPSCVHHHPSRALGDLTGIKKHFCRKHGEKKWKCDKCSKKYAVQSDLKAHSKICGTREYKCDCGTLFSRRDSFITHRAFCDALAQESAKTLPEKPPNANEEPKTTAVASPSPPPPPPPPPAPAPATESQPPPPEAALPPAAAPKPLITPAVPPSSAVMSFISSVQNPVAKISADLLENPNTNPAGTATKQILEETTAVASLTGSCSSSCSNGSTSSSVFGSLFASSTASGSLPSQAPGFAVMFRAMPPDHTLEMASPSSTEPISLGLAMNHSSSIFRPAGQERRQYAPAPQPAMSATALLQKAAQMGAAATSSSLLRGFGVMSSTSSSNGQHEWSGRPIDANGASLSAGLGLGLPCDAGSGLKELMMGTPSVFGPKHPTLDLLGLGMAASVGPTPGLSALITSMGSNMDMVTSAGAFGSGDFSGKDLGRNS